A region of Reichenbachiella carrageenanivorans DNA encodes the following proteins:
- a CDS encoding phage tail protein, with translation MKKTSMAANNEYPLTGYRFVINFEGAKTLGNKATDGSDASFQEISGISAEIPVEEIQEGGENRFVHRLPQPIRYSNLILKRGLTQKTSELTNWCKTTMEGGLRKPIELKQVVVQLLDEENKPVLGWSFLNAYPVKWEYSALEASKGDIFIQTVELSHQGFVELDM, from the coding sequence ATGAAGAAAACTAGTATGGCGGCTAACAATGAATACCCATTGACAGGGTATAGGTTTGTAATTAATTTTGAAGGAGCTAAAACGCTCGGTAATAAAGCCACGGATGGTAGCGATGCTAGTTTTCAAGAAATATCAGGCATAAGTGCAGAAATCCCTGTGGAGGAAATCCAAGAAGGTGGGGAGAATCGGTTTGTACACCGACTCCCCCAACCTATCCGGTATTCAAATCTCATTTTGAAACGAGGGCTGACACAGAAAACTTCCGAATTGACCAATTGGTGCAAGACCACCATGGAGGGAGGGCTCAGGAAGCCGATCGAACTAAAGCAAGTAGTGGTTCAGCTTCTCGACGAAGAAAACAAACCCGTATTGGGTTGGAGTTTTTTGAATGCCTACCCTGTCAAATGGGAATATTCTGCCCTGGAAGCCTCTAAAGGAGACATATTCATTCAAACAGTAGAGTTGTCCCATCAAGGTTTTGTAGAATTAGACATGTGA
- a CDS encoding DUF5908 family protein, with amino-acid sequence MAIEIKELKVIMQVKDPHSSTGAKVEFEKNMEQRIVEESVRKSVEIVTKKLERLFER; translated from the coding sequence ATGGCCATAGAAATAAAGGAATTAAAAGTAATCATGCAGGTCAAAGACCCGCACTCGAGCACTGGAGCAAAAGTTGAATTTGAAAAAAATATGGAACAGCGAATTGTCGAAGAAAGCGTACGGAAAAGCGTAGAAATCGTGACTAAAAAGCTAGAACGGCTTTTCGAACGATAA
- a CDS encoding CIS tube protein, translating into MQNTGNSDSLQTKVKFIAYSDEKGKEKKGTPYEVKINPASISHNKSIAYTTEEQVKGSIDRTHAFKHINAETISLEIVIDGTGAGGALNVVEDVSEEIKKLEEVVYHYDGEMHETNYVGIVWGDLMFFGRLTNLDFAHTLFKPSGQPLRTKVKMSFVSSKGMSAQALEMNVSSPDLSHLVTVTIGDTLPLMCQRIYKSSQYYLQVARLNGLTDFRNLEPGRQLLFPPIKK; encoded by the coding sequence ATGCAAAACACAGGAAATTCAGATTCACTTCAAACGAAGGTTAAATTTATAGCCTATAGCGATGAAAAGGGCAAAGAAAAAAAAGGGACGCCTTATGAAGTGAAAATCAACCCTGCTTCAATTAGTCACAACAAGTCAATCGCCTATACCACGGAGGAGCAAGTCAAAGGCAGTATTGATCGAACCCATGCGTTTAAGCATATCAATGCAGAAACAATCAGCCTCGAAATCGTGATAGATGGAACGGGCGCTGGTGGAGCACTCAATGTAGTAGAAGATGTGAGTGAAGAGATAAAAAAATTAGAAGAAGTAGTATACCATTACGATGGTGAAATGCACGAAACCAATTATGTAGGGATTGTTTGGGGTGATTTAATGTTCTTTGGTCGATTGACCAATCTTGATTTTGCACATACGCTATTCAAACCAAGTGGACAACCACTAAGAACAAAGGTGAAAATGTCGTTTGTGAGCTCTAAGGGTATGTCGGCACAAGCCTTAGAAATGAATGTAAGTTCTCCTGATTTGAGTCACTTGGTCACCGTGACCATAGGAGATACTTTGCCTTTGATGTGTCAAAGGATATATAAATCAAGTCAGTATTACCTACAGGTGGCTAGACTCAACGGCTTGACTGATTTTAGGAATTTAGAACCTGGGAGACAGCTTTTGTTCCCACCTATAAAAAAGTAA
- a CDS encoding DUF4255 domain-containing protein has product MIHSAFSTVSNSVNDYFRNRFSTTEDRVVVSSLVNPDGTVAVTEPDRVIMTLVNIEHETIGPKGHISSKDLLNLNVYVLFSASFSEGSYLEGLRYLSGILSFFQANRVLSHSNTPDMEPGIDRLSFEIVKQDLQNMSHLWGAIGAKHLPSVLYKMRMVTIKDGAFSFDRPISGLGVNL; this is encoded by the coding sequence ATGATCCATTCCGCATTTTCTACCGTGTCTAATTCGGTAAACGACTACTTTAGAAACCGTTTTTCTACAACAGAAGACAGGGTAGTAGTTTCTAGCCTGGTCAACCCAGATGGCACAGTGGCAGTTACAGAGCCTGACCGGGTCATCATGACCTTGGTCAATATTGAGCATGAAACCATAGGACCCAAGGGACACATATCCTCTAAAGACTTATTGAATCTAAATGTCTATGTGTTGTTTTCTGCCTCTTTTTCTGAAGGAAGTTATTTGGAAGGATTGCGGTATTTGTCAGGTATACTTTCTTTTTTCCAAGCCAATCGAGTACTCAGTCATTCGAATACTCCTGATATGGAACCAGGTATAGACAGGCTATCCTTCGAAATCGTAAAACAAGATTTACAAAATATGAGCCACCTATGGGGAGCTATAGGAGCCAAACATCTTCCGTCAGTATTGTACAAAATGAGGATGGTGACCATTAAAGATGGCGCGTTTAGTTTTGATAGGCCTATTTCTGGACTTGGAGTTAATTTATAA
- a CDS encoding phage tail sheath family protein: MAINLATPGVYIEELNAFPNTVAGIPTSVPAFVGYTEKTSMDGRSLINEPVKISSMSDYIKFFGEGTKTKYKIEESDDLDASAVTVAGKGYNVVPESSSRFILFDSMRLYFANGGGTCWVVTVGSYTTTPKAAKGPKGESAGSAGAPLPTVISKKALIDGIQSLVKESEPSILVVPESVMLSEGDCFSVQQDMLSHCGFKMKDRFAILDVHKGSEGRTNAADDVIDKFRAGIGLNQLAYGAAYYPWVHTTIVDADEVDLTNISNLDVLATVLSKEADVISETPKKSEEVKNELKKLTQKDLDVESTTQMLNVVSPLFKKIQNGIRSNLNILPPAAGMAGVYCMVDNERGIWKAPANVSINSVTAPTVRITHEEQQDLNVTVSGKSINAIRAFVGDGTTVWGARTLDGNSGDWKYINVRRTVTFIEQSIKGAAKKYVYEPNTANTWVLMKSMISSFLNGIWRQGGLVGLTPDQAYDVQVGVGANMTTNDVLDGIMRISVKIAVSRPAEFIVITFQQKMQEL, translated from the coding sequence ATGGCAATAAACTTAGCAACACCTGGTGTTTATATTGAAGAACTCAATGCGTTCCCAAATACTGTCGCAGGTATACCCACGTCAGTTCCGGCCTTTGTCGGATACACCGAAAAAACCAGCATGGACGGTAGGTCACTAATCAATGAACCTGTAAAAATCAGCTCGATGTCTGATTATATCAAGTTTTTTGGTGAAGGCACGAAAACCAAGTATAAAATCGAAGAATCAGATGACTTAGATGCATCGGCAGTCACTGTTGCGGGCAAGGGCTACAATGTAGTCCCAGAGTCTAGCAGCAGATTTATACTCTTTGATAGCATGCGACTTTACTTTGCCAACGGTGGAGGCACCTGTTGGGTAGTTACAGTAGGATCTTATACCACCACTCCAAAGGCTGCAAAAGGGCCAAAAGGAGAATCAGCAGGGTCTGCAGGTGCTCCACTTCCTACAGTGATTTCCAAAAAAGCATTAATAGACGGTATCCAATCTTTGGTGAAAGAGTCTGAGCCTTCTATACTGGTAGTACCAGAGTCTGTCATGCTTTCAGAAGGAGATTGTTTTTCAGTGCAGCAAGATATGTTGTCTCACTGTGGTTTCAAGATGAAAGATAGATTTGCGATTCTTGATGTACACAAGGGTAGCGAGGGGAGAACCAATGCTGCTGATGATGTCATAGACAAATTCAGAGCTGGTATTGGTCTCAATCAATTGGCCTATGGAGCTGCTTATTATCCATGGGTACACACGACGATCGTAGATGCCGACGAAGTAGACCTAACCAATATTTCTAATCTAGATGTATTGGCGACTGTACTTAGCAAAGAGGCTGATGTGATCAGTGAAACGCCTAAGAAAAGCGAAGAAGTCAAGAATGAGCTGAAAAAATTGACACAAAAGGATTTGGATGTTGAGTCTACAACACAGATGTTGAATGTGGTCAGCCCATTATTCAAAAAAATACAAAATGGTATCAGATCAAATCTGAATATTTTGCCTCCTGCTGCAGGTATGGCAGGAGTTTATTGTATGGTCGATAACGAAAGAGGTATTTGGAAAGCACCAGCCAATGTGAGCATCAATTCGGTAACAGCACCAACGGTTCGAATTACTCATGAAGAACAGCAAGACCTGAATGTAACGGTAAGTGGTAAGTCGATCAATGCGATTCGTGCATTTGTAGGCGATGGCACCACTGTATGGGGCGCACGTACACTAGACGGCAACAGTGGAGATTGGAAGTATATCAATGTTCGTAGAACAGTGACTTTCATCGAGCAGTCTATCAAAGGTGCAGCCAAAAAGTACGTGTACGAACCAAACACAGCTAATACTTGGGTCTTAATGAAAAGTATGATCAGTTCATTCCTGAACGGTATATGGAGGCAAGGAGGACTAGTAGGTCTCACTCCTGACCAAGCATATGATGTACAAGTAGGAGTAGGAGCAAACATGACGACTAACGATGTACTAGATGGCATCATGAGAATATCGGTAAAAATAGCAGTGTCAAGACCTGCAGAATTTATCGTTATCACATTCCAGCAAAAAATGCAGGAACTATAA
- a CDS encoding phage tail protein: MAEELWPVPKFHFEVSWGDVDLGFQEVTGLEMETQLIEYRAGNDLGLITKKIPGLKKHGTITLKKGVFENDTTFYDWFADVQTNTERREDIIISLLNEEHEPVMTWTVTNAFPVKISGPDLKSDANEIALESIELAHEGIEQTAG, from the coding sequence ATGGCAGAAGAATTATGGCCTGTTCCCAAGTTTCATTTTGAGGTTTCTTGGGGCGATGTAGATTTAGGTTTTCAAGAAGTCACTGGGCTTGAAATGGAAACACAGTTAATAGAATACCGAGCTGGAAACGATTTGGGATTGATCACAAAAAAGATCCCAGGATTGAAAAAACACGGTACAATTACTTTGAAGAAAGGTGTATTTGAAAATGATACTACTTTCTACGATTGGTTCGCAGATGTGCAGACCAATACCGAAAGAAGAGAGGACATCATCATTTCTCTATTGAATGAAGAACATGAGCCTGTAATGACCTGGACAGTAACTAATGCTTTCCCAGTGAAAATTTCAGGGCCAGATCTTAAATCCGACGCTAACGAAATAGCCTTGGAATCAATCGAGTTGGCACATGAAGGAATAGAGCAAACTGCTGGCTAA